From the genome of Terriglobales bacterium, one region includes:
- a CDS encoding MBL fold metallo-hydrolase: MKILRFIFHSAVLLALLSAASQQLASQVRSERAARTRVVLLGTGTPIPDPEHSGPATAIVVGDSVYLVDFGPGIVRRAQAAVLDRGITALEPGNLKVAFVTHLHSDHTAGYSDLIFTGWTSGRSTPLEVYGPTGLNSMTEHILEAYRIDIETRTNPEGNQRAIADGWKVNSHEISPGVVYKDANVTVTAFPTKHAMLSYGYRFDTPDRSIVISGDTSPTEETIKACNGCDVLVHEAQLLDLYAKMPERMHSFVTKYHTTTEQLAALATKSRPKLLVVYHTIAFRPGIAPPKFLSSMAGAGSFRSTPEVLQEEIGSRYKGEFVIGRDLDVY; the protein is encoded by the coding sequence ATGAAAATCCTTCGTTTCATTTTCCATTCTGCTGTGCTGCTGGCGCTGCTTTCGGCCGCGTCTCAACAACTGGCTAGCCAGGTAAGAAGCGAACGCGCGGCCCGGACCAGGGTCGTGCTCCTCGGAACAGGCACCCCGATACCCGATCCTGAGCATTCCGGTCCTGCGACAGCGATCGTGGTTGGCGATAGCGTTTATCTTGTCGATTTCGGACCTGGTATTGTGCGTCGCGCCCAGGCTGCTGTTCTTGATAGGGGTATAACGGCACTCGAACCCGGCAATCTGAAGGTAGCCTTTGTGACACACCTCCACTCCGATCACACCGCCGGATATTCGGATCTGATCTTCACGGGATGGACCTCAGGCAGGAGTACGCCACTCGAAGTGTATGGTCCCACCGGATTGAACTCAATGACCGAGCATATCCTTGAGGCTTATCGCATCGACATCGAGACCCGCACCAACCCAGAGGGAAACCAACGTGCAATAGCTGATGGCTGGAAAGTCAACTCACACGAAATCAGCCCGGGTGTCGTCTATAAGGACGCCAACGTAACCGTCACTGCCTTTCCGACCAAACACGCCATGCTGAGTTACGGATACAGGTTCGATACACCCGACCGCAGCATCGTGATCTCAGGCGATACCAGCCCGACCGAGGAGACGATCAAGGCTTGCAATGGCTGTGATGTTCTGGTTCACGAGGCGCAGCTGCTGGACTTGTACGCGAAAATGCCGGAACGCATGCACTCATTCGTAACCAAATACCACACAACCACCGAACAACTCGCGGCCCTTGCGACCAAATCCAGACCGAAATTGTTGGTTGTGTATCACACCATAGCTTTCCGGCCAGGAATCGCACCGCCGAAATTTCTCTCCTCTATGGCCGGCGCTGGCTCATTTCGCTCTACTCCGGAAGTGCTGCAGGAAGAGATTGGCTCGCGGTACAAGGGAGAGTTCGTCATCGGGCGGGACTTGGACGTGTACTAG
- a CDS encoding cation diffusion facilitator family transporter yields the protein MAAHQHSAGHPHGGDSFNVLRLSLFLTAGYIVLLVITGIRAHSLALLSEAGHNVSDLLALALSLAAVYLHRRPPTATKTFGYHRAGVVAAFLNALTLVAVAFYILVAAIKRLYMPLGVHAGTMVWVGVVGMLINGVIAIMLFRESRGDLNIRSAFLHMFGDTVSTAAVIVGAVAILLTGQQWIDSALSFGIGALILWSSFGIVRETLNILLEGIPRGMELERVADCISGIKGVNDVHDLHIWSIGSQTHALSCHVSIADIPPSESEMILRQVQEKLAVEFQIRHTTIQFEHVVCDVAHGCLIPTEHSRRDETSHGFHGSEGLER from the coding sequence ATGGCCGCACACCAGCACAGCGCTGGACATCCCCACGGTGGCGATTCTTTTAACGTGCTGCGGCTGTCCCTTTTCCTGACGGCCGGGTACATCGTCCTGCTGGTGATTACCGGGATACGCGCCCACAGTCTTGCGCTGCTTTCCGAGGCCGGGCATAACGTCTCTGATCTGCTGGCGCTCGCCTTGTCGTTGGCCGCGGTTTATCTGCACAGGCGTCCACCAACCGCCACCAAGACTTTCGGCTACCATCGAGCCGGCGTCGTCGCGGCGTTCCTGAACGCGCTGACGCTGGTCGCGGTAGCGTTCTACATTCTGGTAGCGGCGATCAAGCGCCTATACATGCCCCTGGGAGTGCACGCCGGGACCATGGTCTGGGTAGGCGTCGTCGGCATGCTGATCAACGGAGTGATCGCCATCATGCTGTTTCGCGAGAGCCGCGGCGATCTGAATATACGCAGCGCCTTCCTGCATATGTTCGGCGACACCGTCTCGACGGCGGCGGTGATCGTAGGCGCGGTCGCTATTCTGCTGACTGGCCAGCAGTGGATCGATTCTGCGCTCTCCTTTGGCATTGGAGCCCTGATCCTGTGGTCCTCGTTCGGGATCGTGCGCGAAACGCTGAATATACTGCTAGAGGGCATTCCGCGCGGGATGGAGTTGGAGCGGGTAGCCGACTGCATTAGCGGCATTAAAGGCGTAAACGACGTTCATGACCTGCATATCTGGAGCATCGGGAGCCAGACTCACGCGCTGTCTTGTCACGTCAGCATCGCCGACATTCCCCCCTCGGAGAGCGAGATGATCCTGCGGCAGGTGCAGGAGAAGCTGGCGGTGGAATTCCAGATTCGCCACACCACCATCCAGTTCGAGCACGTGGTATGCGACGTAGCCCATGGCTGCTTGATTCCGACTGAGCACAGCAGGCGCGATGAAACCAGCCACGGATTTCACGGATCAGAGGGATTAGAGCGTTAG
- a CDS encoding methylated-DNA--[protein]-cysteine S-methyltransferase — MRTIYYSTYASPIGLLLLGVSDRGLAYLEFARRGNTAKKRPGWVESEEKTAPYREQLDGYFRGELKEFDIPLDLEGTEFQKRCWNALLRIPYGKTRSYAEIARAVGSPRGFRAVGMANHDNPVAIVVPCHRVITSDGKLGGYGGGLDVKEKLLKLEGAWNGQAELFGSTHRHRSPKTKSSAREAAHQSRLSS; from the coding sequence ATGCGGACGATCTACTACTCGACGTATGCCTCTCCCATCGGCCTGCTGTTGCTGGGAGTGTCGGATCGCGGGCTGGCGTATTTGGAGTTTGCCCGGCGAGGGAACACAGCGAAGAAACGTCCAGGCTGGGTGGAGTCTGAGGAGAAGACGGCGCCTTACCGCGAACAACTGGATGGCTACTTCCGTGGCGAGTTGAAAGAGTTTGATATACCGCTCGACCTGGAGGGCACCGAGTTTCAGAAGCGCTGCTGGAACGCGTTGCTGAGGATTCCTTATGGCAAGACGCGCTCTTATGCCGAGATAGCGCGCGCGGTTGGCAGTCCGCGAGGCTTCCGCGCGGTGGGTATGGCAAATCACGATAACCCGGTTGCCATTGTGGTGCCCTGCCATCGCGTGATCACCTCGGACGGCAAGTTGGGCGGATATGGCGGCGGCCTGGATGTCAAGGAGAAGCTGCTGAAACTTGAAGGCGCTTGGAATGGCCAGGCGGAGCTTTTTGGCAGCACTCATCGGCATCGCAGTCCGAAGACGAAGTCCTCAGCCAGAGAGGCCGCTCACCAGTCCCGCCTGTCATCCTGA
- a CDS encoding OmpA family protein, with protein sequence MKIRSLLALSLATALMAPALVAQQDTTATKPSASTPATSAPAGESTSKAADQSTDQTSGISEQQAKSDQNMSAHQPLQPDTREGFWGHLNPFARKKYVQRQMAPVRDRVNELDELTAANSKSIKDVDARATQGIQMASAKANEADQHAIDAGNRANQANQTAQQASTRLQTVEQVVTNLDQYKSINDTEIRFRSGQTALSSKAKEALDQIAETLKEQKGYIVEVQGFAPGTGPSAVNASQRMAESVVRYLVVNHEIPVYRIYTLGMGNAKRTPAAASTEGQSAQAQTSAKPYRGPRVEVSVLKNASLDQLNAGGSAPSTTSQANPTSDKAVVSMNQK encoded by the coding sequence ATGAAGATTCGTAGTTTATTGGCGCTATCGCTGGCCACCGCGCTGATGGCGCCTGCACTCGTAGCGCAGCAGGATACGACGGCGACCAAGCCATCGGCTTCGACGCCGGCAACCTCGGCTCCCGCAGGGGAGTCCACTTCGAAGGCGGCAGATCAGTCCACCGATCAGACCTCGGGCATTAGCGAACAGCAGGCTAAGAGCGATCAGAACATGAGCGCCCACCAGCCCTTGCAACCGGATACGCGCGAAGGTTTCTGGGGACACCTCAATCCCTTCGCCCGCAAAAAGTATGTGCAGCGGCAGATGGCCCCGGTTCGTGACCGGGTGAACGAACTCGATGAGCTGACGGCGGCCAACTCAAAGTCAATTAAGGATGTGGACGCGCGGGCGACACAGGGAATCCAGATGGCGTCAGCCAAGGCCAATGAGGCTGATCAGCACGCTATCGATGCCGGCAATCGCGCTAACCAGGCCAATCAGACCGCGCAACAGGCCAGCACCCGTCTGCAGACGGTGGAACAGGTTGTAACCAATCTCGACCAGTACAAGTCGATCAATGACACGGAAATCCGTTTCCGTTCCGGGCAGACGGCTCTCAGCTCAAAGGCCAAGGAAGCTCTCGATCAGATTGCGGAAACCTTGAAGGAGCAGAAGGGCTATATCGTGGAGGTGCAAGGCTTCGCTCCTGGTACCGGTCCGTCCGCAGTCAACGCGTCGCAGAGAATGGCTGAATCGGTGGTCCGTTATCTGGTGGTCAATCACGAGATTCCGGTCTACCGCATTTACACGCTGGGCATGGGCAATGCGAAACGGACTCCGGCCGCGGCATCGACCGAAGGCCAGAGCGCGCAAGCGCAGACTTCAGCGAAGCCGTACCGTGGACCTCGCGTTGAAGTCAGCGTGCTCAAGAACGCCAGCCTGGATCAGTTGAACGCGGGTGGTTCGGCTCCCAGTACTACGAGCCAGGCGAACCCGACGTCCGACAAGGCTGTAGTCTCGATGAACCAGAAGTAG
- a CDS encoding DNA-3-methyladenine glycosylase I has protein sequence MQANNNLVRCSWAKNDLAIQYHDEEWGVPQHDDRILYEFLVLEGAQAGLSWDTILRKREAYREAFEGFDPEQVARYLKPQVERLLKNPGIVRNRMKIESAVQNAKALLQVKGEFGSFDKYIWKFVGGEPLRNSFRKLSDVPAKTSQSDAMSKHLRKRGFNFVGSTICYAFMQAVGMVNDHVVGCFRREQV, from the coding sequence ATGCAGGCTAACAACAACTTAGTGCGCTGCAGCTGGGCTAAGAACGATCTGGCGATCCAGTATCACGACGAGGAATGGGGTGTGCCCCAGCACGACGACCGCATCCTGTACGAGTTCCTGGTGCTGGAAGGGGCGCAGGCCGGCCTGAGTTGGGATACGATCCTGCGCAAGCGTGAGGCCTACCGCGAGGCGTTCGAGGGATTCGATCCCGAGCAGGTCGCAAGGTACCTGAAGCCGCAAGTCGAACGGCTGCTGAAGAATCCGGGAATCGTGCGCAACCGCATGAAGATTGAATCGGCGGTGCAGAACGCAAAGGCGCTGCTGCAGGTGAAGGGCGAATTTGGCAGCTTCGACAAGTACATCTGGAAATTTGTCGGCGGGGAGCCGCTGCGGAACTCATTTCGCAAGTTGAGCGACGTTCCTGCTAAAACATCCCAGTCAGACGCGATGAGCAAGCACCTACGCAAGCGAGGTTTCAATTTCGTGGGCTCGACGATCTGCTATGCATTCATGCAGGCGGTCGGGATGGTGAACGATCACGTGGTGGGATGCTTCCGGAGAGAGCAGGTATAG
- a CDS encoding M20/M25/M40 family metallo-hydrolase has product MAVRWLQQYLRIDTSNPPGNELEAAKFFHAIFDAEGIENQVFEYQPNRGNIWARIPATLKPAQRPLIMLNHIDVVTAEPGHWKVPPFSGEIINGVLYGRGAQDMKSEGLAQLIVMVMLKREHIPLPRDIIFLATADEEVDDSGTDWMIAHHPELLENAEFLITEGGENPRERGRVQYVGIDVAEKSPLWLRVTATGRAGHASRPINDSAPNRLVRALNRLLDYRPDYKVLPVVAESLRESAPFQSPDRAAYFRDLDQALHDRNFRRMVEQDNSLNFMFRNTITLTMLGGSRQTNVIPTEAWANLDVRLLPGEDPKQFLTQIRRVIADPAVTVEPFKPFVAANSSPTDTALFDSITRVSQRYFSGAPVIPRLNSGYTENQRFRELEMVSYGFSPFAATPEEAATEHGDDERIRVDEVKRGPRMLYDVVVDLATAK; this is encoded by the coding sequence TTGGCGGTTCGTTGGCTGCAGCAATATCTGCGCATCGACACCTCCAATCCTCCCGGAAACGAACTTGAGGCAGCGAAATTCTTCCACGCCATCTTCGACGCCGAGGGCATCGAGAACCAGGTCTTCGAATACCAGCCCAATCGCGGCAATATTTGGGCAAGGATTCCTGCAACACTCAAGCCAGCCCAGCGCCCTCTCATCATGCTGAACCACATCGATGTGGTCACGGCTGAGCCAGGCCATTGGAAGGTGCCGCCGTTCAGCGGCGAAATCATTAACGGCGTCCTCTACGGACGCGGCGCGCAGGACATGAAATCCGAAGGCCTGGCTCAGCTCATAGTAATGGTGATGCTCAAGCGCGAGCACATCCCGTTGCCCCGGGACATCATCTTCCTCGCCACTGCTGACGAAGAAGTTGATGACAGCGGAACCGACTGGATGATTGCGCATCACCCTGAACTGCTCGAGAACGCTGAATTCCTGATCACCGAAGGCGGCGAGAATCCCCGCGAGCGCGGCAGGGTCCAATACGTGGGCATCGATGTTGCCGAGAAGTCACCGCTGTGGCTCCGTGTCACTGCGACCGGTCGCGCCGGTCATGCTTCGCGCCCCATCAACGATTCCGCTCCCAACCGTCTCGTTCGCGCTCTCAATCGTCTGCTCGACTATCGTCCCGACTACAAAGTATTGCCGGTAGTGGCCGAATCCCTTCGTGAGTCGGCTCCTTTTCAGTCGCCGGACCGCGCCGCATACTTCCGCGACCTTGACCAGGCGCTGCACGATCGCAACTTCCGCCGCATGGTCGAGCAGGACAACTCGCTGAATTTCATGTTCCGCAACACCATCACTTTGACGATGCTCGGCGGCTCACGCCAGACCAACGTTATTCCCACCGAAGCCTGGGCCAACCTCGATGTGCGACTGCTGCCCGGTGAGGACCCCAAGCAGTTCCTCACGCAGATTCGGCGAGTGATTGCCGATCCCGCAGTGACCGTTGAGCCATTCAAGCCATTCGTCGCCGCCAATTCTTCTCCGACTGATACCGCCCTCTTTGACTCCATCACTCGCGTTTCACAGCGCTACTTTTCGGGCGCACCGGTAATTCCGCGCCTCAACAGCGGCTACACCGAAAATCAGCGCTTTCGTGAGCTCGAGATGGTGAGCTATGGGTTCAGCCCATTCGCAGCCACGCCGGAAGAAGCCGCTACCGAACATGGCGACGACGAACGCATTCGGGTGGACGAGGTCAAGCGCGGCCCCCGTATGCTTTACGATGTGGTGGTCGATCTTGCAACCGCCAAGTAG
- a CDS encoding HIT domain-containing protein, whose product MDYLWTPWRYAYVTHADQMPACVFCAMAAEQDDRKSLIVHRGPSCFVVLNAFPYTSGHCMVVPYQHLDQLQSLPTPAADEMMRTTQRLETILRRLYHPDGINLGMNIGKAAGAGVAGHIHMHVLPRWVADSNFMTTVGETRVLPEDLQTTYDRMKKEFTATD is encoded by the coding sequence ATGGATTACCTGTGGACACCCTGGCGCTATGCCTATGTCACCCACGCCGACCAGATGCCCGCCTGCGTATTTTGTGCCATGGCCGCCGAGCAGGACGACCGCAAATCGCTCATCGTGCATCGTGGCCCGTCGTGCTTCGTGGTCCTGAATGCGTTTCCCTACACTTCGGGGCACTGCATGGTCGTACCCTACCAGCACCTCGACCAGCTGCAGTCGCTTCCGACCCCTGCTGCCGATGAGATGATGCGCACTACACAGCGGTTGGAGACGATCCTGCGCCGTCTTTACCACCCTGACGGCATCAACCTGGGTATGAATATCGGGAAAGCCGCAGGCGCAGGCGTGGCAGGACATATCCATATGCACGTGCTGCCGCGCTGGGTCGCCGACTCCAATTTCATGACCACCGTAGGGGAAACCCGCGTTCTGCCTGAGGACCTGCAGACTACCTACGACCGCATGAAAAAAGAGTTCACCGCCACGGATTAG